One Lycium barbarum isolate Lr01 chromosome 5, ASM1917538v2, whole genome shotgun sequence genomic window carries:
- the LOC132641125 gene encoding pentatricopeptide repeat-containing protein At5g57250, mitochondrial — protein MILSKISPNIVSLLKTGFTPTTQHFNQFLLFLSQSKRFKLITHLVKSHQFQKDSQTHRIYIQALVKEHKCEKALSVLQQDCDGKVLLSSFTFSSLIYSLCSQGRMDLAIEVLELMTTEKNKYPFDNFVCSCVISGFLSVGKAELAVEFFENAVNLGYLKPNVVTYTALVSAYYRLGRIDEVQDLVARMKIYGLELDVVFYSNWIYGYFREGAIEEALLRYSEMAQQNNNVTGVIPQVGFGEDRMYNEMVCRRIELDTIGYTILIDGFSKEGHVEKAVGFLYEMKKRGVQPNLVTLTAVILGFCKKGKMCEAFAVFKMVEELGIEADEFIYAVLIDGVCRKGDIERAFELLSEMEKKGIKPSVVTYNTIINGLCKAGRMIEADDVSKGISGDIITYSTLLHGYIQEENVIGMVEIKNRVEAADVSLDVTMCNFLIKGLFMMGLFEDALAIYKKISDMGLTSNFVTYCTMIECYSKVGMIDEALEIFDEFRKASITSVACYNCTIQGLCRNGMPDMAVEVFVELIDRGLPLSTRIYMSLIKKIFGVKGALGVLDLFQRLGRNEHENFDSMCSDAVSLLCNKGLSEAAFDLLMVIQSNGFVLSKNSYYLLMRSLLYGGKTFLTGLLLTTFIKKYGMFELRAAKILVYFLCIKNVETAVRFLATMKGGISEATFPAEVLRTLTKGGRYLDAFNLVVGAGDKLPLMDVVDYSIIIDGLCKGGHIDKALNLCNFAKNKGISFNIVTYNSVINGLCRQGCVVEAFRLFDSLEKIDVAPSEITCGILIDTLSKEGLLEDARRLFEEMSVKNLRPNTLIYNSLIDGYSKLGQVQETMKLLLDLQAEGLTPDEFTVSAVLNSYCQKGDMEGALGFFSEFKMRPDFLGFMYLVRGLCDKGRMEESRCILREMFQSKSVIDLLGRAESENGTESIISFLSQLCERGSIQEAVNILNEVVSVFFPVRRGWNLLEEPNYDRREKRADSKDLLCKYKIDIDEAWTPDKASNNRSNRDNQITQLLDFSYYYSRIALLCSKGEYDKANEVAKVITGFT, from the coding sequence ATGATTCTCTCTAAGATATCTCCAAATATTGTTTCTCTATTGAAGACTGGTTTCACTCCCACCACACAACACTTCAACCAATTCCTGCTCTTCCTTTCTCAATCCAAAAGATTCAAACTTATCACACACTTAGTCAAATCACACCAATTCCAGAAAGACTCCCAAACACACAGAATTTACATACAAGCCCTTGTAAAAGAGCATAAATGCGAAAAGGCCCTTTCTGTATTACAGCAGGATTGTGATGGCAAAGTTTTGCTTTCTTCTTTCACTTTTTCTTCGTTGATTTACTCTTTATGTAGTCAGGGAAGGATGGATTTGGCAATTGAAGTGTTAGAATTGATGACTACTGAGAAAAATAAATACCCTTTTGATAATTTTGTGTGTAGTTGTGTGATTTCTGGTTTCTTGAGTGTTGGAAAAGCTGAGCTTGCTGTTGAGTTCTTCGAAAATGCTGTGAATTTAGGTTATTTGAAGCCTAATGTTGTTACTTATACAGCATTAGTAAGTGCTTATTATAGATTGGGAAGAATTGATGAGGTTCAAGATTTGGTTGCTAGGATGAAGATATATGGATTAGAATTAGATGTTGTGTTTTACAGTAATTGGATATATGGGTATTTTAGGGAAGGAGCGATTGAAGAGGCGCTCCTTAGATACAGTGAGATGGCACAACAAAACAACAACGTCAccggtgtaatcccacaagtggggtttggggaggataGGATGTACAATGAGATGGTGTGTAGGAGAATTGAGTTGGATACGATAGGCTATACGATACTTATTGATGGGTTCTCGAAGGAAGGTCATGTGGAGAAAGCAGTTGGGTTTTTATACGAGATGAAAAAGCGCGGTGTGCAACCTAATTTGGTTACTCTTACGGCGGTGATATTAGGATTTTGCAAGAAAGGAAAAATGTGTGAGGCGTTTGCGGTGTTTAAGATGGTTGAAGAATTGGGGATCGAAGCGGATGAGTTTATCTATGCAGTGTTAATTGATGGCGTGTGCAGGAAGGGTGACATAGAACGTGCATTCGAACTGCTCAGTGAAATGGAGAAGAAAGGAATAAAACCTAGTGTTGTCACGTACAATACGATTATCAATGGATTGTGTAAAGCTGGGAGAATGATTGAGGCTGATGATGTGTCTAAGGGGATCTCCGGAGATATTATCACATATAGTACGTTGTTACATGGTTATATTCAAGAAGAAAATGTCATCGGAATGgtagaaataaaaaatagagtTGAAGCAGCTGATGTTTCTCTTGATGTTACTATGTGCAACTTTCTTATAAAAGGCCTATTTATGATGGGGTTGTTTGAGGATGCTCTTGCCATATATAAGAAAATATCGGATATGGGCCTGACTTCCAATTTTGTTACTTACTGTACCATGATTGAATGTTACTCAAAAGTAGGAATGATAGATGAGGCACTTGAAATATTTGATGAATTTCGGAAGGCATCTATAACTTCAGTTGCGTGTTACAATTGCACCATTCAAGGGCTGTGTAGGAATGGCATGCCAGACATGGCAGTTGAAGTATTTGTTGAACTAATAGATCGAGGTTTACCTTTAAGTACAAGGATCTATATGTCATTGATCAAAAAGATCTTTGGAGTTAAGGGTGCTCTTGGAGTTTTAGATTTGTTTCAGAGATTGGGAAGAAATGAGCATGAAAATTTTGATTCAATGTGTAGCGATGCTGTTTCTCTCCTTTGCAACAAAGGATTATCAGAGGCTGCATTCGATCTGTTAATGGTGATTCAAAGTAATGGTTTTGTTCTAAGCAAGAACTCCTACTACCTTTTAATGAGATCCCTTCTCTATGGTGGCAAAACATTTTTGACTGGCCTCCTTTTGACAACATTCATAAAAAAGTATGGGATGTTTGAGCTTAGAGCAGCCAAGATACTTGTTTACTTTCTTTGCATTAAAAATGTAGAAACTGCGGTTCGGTTTCTTGCTACTATGAAAGGTGGCATATCTGAAGCAACTTTTCCTGCTGAAGTTTTGAGGACACTGACAAAAGGCGGCCGATATCTGGATGCTTTTAACCTTGTTGTGGGAGCAGGAGATAAGCTACCTCTCATGGATGTGGTTGACTACTCAATTATTATTGACGGCCTTTGCAAAGGAGGACATATTGACAAGGCATTAAACCTCTGTAATTTTGCCAAGAATAAGGGAATTTCTTTCAATATTGTAACCTATAACTCAGTTATCAATGGGTTGTGTCGTCAAGGGTGTGTGGTTGAAGCTTTTCGGTTATTTGATTCATTAGAAAAAATTGATGTAGCTCCTTCAGAAATCACATGCGGAATACTCATTGACACTTTATCAAAAGAAGGTCTTTTAGAAGATGCGAGGAGGTTGTTTGAGGAGATGTCCGTAAAGAATCTTAGACCGAATACTCTCATATACAATTCATTAATTGATGGATACAGCAAGTTAGGTCAAGTCCAGGAAACTATGAAGCTTCTCCTTGATTTACAAGCTGAAGGCCTAACACCAGATGAATTCACTGTCAGTGCAGTACTTAACAGCTATTGTCAGAAGGGTGACATGGAGGGGGCTCTTGGGTTCTTTTCTGAGTTCAAAATGAGACCTGATTTCTTGGGTTTCATGTACTTGGTGAGAGGCTTATGTGATAAAGGAAGGATGGAAGAATCTCGATGCATTTTGAGGGAGATGTTTCAGTCAAAATCTGTAATTGATCTTCTTGGCAGAGCTGAAAGTGAGAATGGAACAGAGTCTATTATAAGTTTTCTTTCTCAGTTGTGTGAGCGAGGAAGCATCCAAGAGGCAGTTAATATTCTCAATGAAGTGGTGTCCGTGTTTTTCCCTGTTAGAAGAGGTTGGAATTTATTAGAGGAGCCTAATTATgataggagagagaagagagctgaTTCTAAAGACTTATTATGCAAATACAAAATAGATATCGACGAGGCTTGGACTCCGGATAAGGCATCAAACAATCGTAGTAACCGAGACAATCAAATAACCCAGTTGCTCGACTTCAGTTATTATTATTCCCGTATTGCTTTATTGTGTTCAAAAGGGGAATATGATAAGGCTAATGAAGTGGCAAAAGTTATTACTGGTTTCACATAG